A genome region from Brachymonas denitrificans includes the following:
- a CDS encoding serine hydrolase codes for MFVGAACVAVALPVEAKTERPAPAKVAVKQVKTKASREDETRAAVLKRAAAKDKSVLQVKHVKGLAKPLDDEEEASPRGKKLKLANAKAGRNAKAEVEEAAPAGRKGKAAKLAKAADDETRSSRAANKIAGKLKGTADEELGPKGRKLTKAERIKAERQARLDAEEEARQKRIDSTRDKRLQAQRKAKEEAAEQARLEQIAREKRQQEIARQERQQELARQKRMAAARDARERALEEDRIATLAAERSAGVRVMTPAAVAGTTAVAAAAAVPAVAATPATVQSSLTPAPVSYVPSTPVAAPAMTTPVAAAPAPVRSAAPVRKTSTVSASSPVAAALIGSEVESAPNRPYVYTPNPDSPVAAALIAPQATPARAPVTRSYVAQSSSPVAASLIASAAPVQRVAPVDRSNFVRVSVPANNTLGQIRGMSTAGSPLALNSAVALVMDQNTGEVLLNKNGGQVSPIASITKLMTALVTMDAALPMDERITITYDDVDQLKGSSSRLSVGSSFTRQELLHLALMSSENRAAHALGRTYPGGMPAFVRAMNMRATMLGMRDTNYVEPTGLNSGNRSSARDLALLTRAAYSFPLIRSYTTHPGQSFDVAGQTRRFNNTNRLVHSNNWNIGLQKTGYISEAGRCVVMQSNIDGRNVIIVLLDSNNSSLRVKDAESIRYWVQNNLGRGGSRSYGGVVAQAY; via the coding sequence ATGTTCGTTGGAGCCGCGTGCGTTGCCGTGGCCCTGCCGGTAGAGGCAAAAACCGAGCGCCCGGCGCCGGCCAAGGTGGCTGTCAAGCAGGTCAAGACCAAGGCCAGCCGTGAAGACGAAACCCGGGCAGCAGTGCTCAAGCGCGCCGCCGCCAAGGACAAGTCGGTGTTGCAGGTCAAGCACGTCAAGGGCCTGGCCAAGCCGCTGGATGACGAGGAAGAAGCCTCGCCCCGCGGCAAGAAACTCAAGCTGGCCAATGCCAAGGCCGGCCGCAACGCCAAGGCTGAAGTGGAAGAGGCTGCACCCGCCGGCCGCAAGGGCAAGGCTGCCAAGCTGGCCAAGGCCGCCGATGACGAAACGAGATCTTCCAGGGCCGCCAACAAGATCGCCGGCAAGCTCAAGGGCACTGCCGATGAAGAGCTCGGTCCCAAGGGCCGCAAGCTGACCAAGGCCGAGCGCATCAAGGCAGAACGCCAGGCGCGTCTGGATGCCGAGGAGGAAGCCCGCCAGAAGCGCATCGACTCCACCCGCGACAAGCGCCTGCAGGCGCAACGCAAGGCAAAAGAAGAAGCAGCCGAGCAGGCCCGCCTGGAGCAGATCGCCCGCGAAAAGCGCCAGCAGGAAATCGCCCGGCAGGAGCGCCAGCAGGAGTTGGCGCGCCAGAAGCGCATGGCTGCAGCGCGCGACGCCCGCGAGCGCGCCCTCGAGGAAGACCGTATTGCCACGCTGGCCGCCGAACGCAGTGCCGGCGTGCGCGTGATGACTCCCGCTGCCGTGGCTGGTACAACTGCAGTTGCCGCGGCCGCTGCAGTTCCTGCCGTGGCTGCCACCCCGGCTACCGTTCAGAGCAGCCTCACCCCCGCTCCCGTGAGTTATGTGCCATCCACTCCGGTGGCTGCGCCAGCCATGACCACGCCGGTTGCGGCTGCCCCGGCACCGGTTCGTAGCGCGGCTCCAGTGCGCAAGACCAGCACAGTCAGCGCCTCGTCGCCCGTGGCCGCAGCCCTGATCGGCAGCGAGGTGGAAAGCGCTCCCAACCGTCCCTACGTGTATACGCCCAACCCCGACTCTCCGGTCGCGGCGGCGCTGATTGCACCGCAAGCCACCCCCGCACGTGCGCCGGTCACGCGCTCCTATGTGGCGCAGAGCAGCTCCCCGGTAGCCGCTTCGCTGATCGCAAGCGCTGCGCCCGTGCAGCGTGTGGCGCCGGTCGACCGCTCCAACTTCGTGCGCGTCTCCGTCCCCGCCAACAACACGCTGGGCCAGATCCGCGGCATGAGCACCGCCGGCTCGCCGCTGGCACTCAACTCGGCCGTGGCCCTCGTCATGGACCAGAACACCGGCGAAGTGCTGCTGAACAAGAACGGTGGCCAGGTGTCTCCCATTGCCTCCATCACCAAGCTGATGACGGCGCTGGTCACCATGGATGCCGCACTGCCCATGGATGAGCGCATCACCATCACCTATGACGATGTCGACCAGCTCAAGGGCAGCAGTTCGCGTCTGTCGGTGGGCAGCAGTTTCACCCGACAGGAATTGCTGCACCTGGCGCTGATGTCCAGCGAAAACCGTGCGGCCCATGCGCTGGGTCGCACCTATCCGGGTGGCATGCCTGCTTTCGTGCGCGCCATGAACATGCGCGCCACCATGCTCGGCATGCGTGACACCAACTACGTCGAACCCACCGGCCTGAACAGCGGCAATCGCTCCAGCGCCCGCGACCTGGCGCTGCTCACCCGCGCCGCCTACAGCTTCCCGCTGATCCGCAGCTACACCACGCATCCGGGCCAGTCGTTCGATGTGGCCGGCCAAACCCGCCGCTTCAACAACACCAACCGCCTGGTGCACAGCAACAACTGGAACATCGGCCTGCAGAAAACCGGCTACATCTCCGAAGCCGGCCGCTGCGTGGTGATGCAGAGCAACATCGATGGCCGCAACGTCATCATCGTGCTGCTCGATTCCAACAACAGCTCGCTGCGCGTGAAGGATGCCGAATCCATCCGCTACTGGGTGCAGAACAACCTGGGCCGCGGCGGCAGCCGCAGCTACGGCGGCGTGGTGGCACAGGCCTACTGA
- a CDS encoding IclR family transcriptional regulator: MSDTPLPHVPDPAYAAISVQVLQRMFALLDILASRDEPLSLKEISEKAGLHPSTTHRILNDLVIGRFVERPDTGSYRLGMRFLELGNLVKARLSVRDAAVSVMRELHRQVQQPINLSVRQGDEIVYIERAFNSERSGMQVVRAIGGHAPLHLTSTGKLFLSMDDPQKVRAYATRTGLQGNTRNSITQLPQLERELSHVRQSGVARDNEELELGVRCMAAGIYNDQGTMIAGLSISAPAHRIDESWIEKLRDAANQISTSIGYRGKDLMRR; the protein is encoded by the coding sequence ATGTCCGACACTCCTCTCCCCCACGTGCCTGATCCCGCGTACGCTGCAATCAGCGTTCAGGTACTGCAGCGCATGTTCGCCCTGCTCGACATTCTTGCCTCACGCGACGAACCCCTCAGCCTGAAGGAAATCAGCGAAAAGGCAGGACTGCACCCCAGCACCACGCACCGCATCCTGAATGACCTGGTGATCGGCCGCTTTGTGGAACGGCCGGATACCGGCAGCTACCGTCTGGGCATGCGCTTTCTGGAGCTGGGTAATCTGGTGAAGGCGCGCCTGAGCGTGCGCGATGCAGCCGTGAGTGTGATGCGCGAACTGCATCGCCAGGTCCAGCAGCCGATCAACCTGAGCGTGCGCCAGGGAGACGAGATCGTGTATATCGAACGTGCCTTCAACAGCGAGCGCTCCGGCATGCAGGTGGTGCGCGCCATTGGCGGCCATGCGCCGCTGCACCTCACTTCCACCGGCAAGCTGTTCCTGTCGATGGACGACCCGCAGAAGGTACGCGCCTATGCCACGCGCACCGGCCTGCAGGGCAATACGCGCAACAGCATCACGCAGCTGCCGCAACTGGAGCGCGAACTGAGCCATGTGCGCCAGTCCGGCGTGGCGCGCGACAACGAGGAACTGGAACTGGGCGTGCGCTGCATGGCGGCCGGCATCTACAACGACCAGGGCACCATGATCGCCGGCCTGTCGATTTCGGCTCCGGCGCATCGCATCGATGAAAGCTGGATCGAGAAACTGCGGGATGCGGCCAACCAGATTTCGACATCGATTGGCTATCGGGGCAAGGATTTGATGCGGCGCTGA
- a CDS encoding arginyltransferase encodes MSDLRRPPLPERVLQLYATAAYPCSYLPEQTARSQVVVPLDVVDTDIYAQLIAKGFRRSGSTTYRPWCDNCSACVPLRVPVADFRPNRSQRRAQRQHQNLTVRLLPLQEYPDHYALYRDYQLARHAGCGMDKDDPEDYRSFILQSPVDAMLVEFRQGDVLKMVALVDVLPDALSAVYTFYADDAGAAYGTYAVLWQIAFAQQTGRRHVYLGYWIAESRKMQYKTRFRPCEVLERDVWLTHLL; translated from the coding sequence ATGTCCGACCTGCGTCGCCCGCCCCTGCCGGAACGCGTACTCCAGTTGTACGCCACGGCCGCCTATCCCTGCAGCTATCTGCCCGAGCAGACCGCCCGCTCGCAAGTGGTGGTGCCCCTGGATGTGGTGGATACCGACATCTACGCGCAACTGATTGCCAAGGGCTTTCGCCGCAGCGGCAGCACCACCTACCGGCCCTGGTGCGACAACTGCAGCGCCTGCGTGCCGCTGCGCGTGCCGGTGGCGGATTTCCGGCCCAACCGCAGCCAGCGCCGGGCGCAACGCCAGCACCAGAATCTGACGGTGCGCCTGCTTCCCCTGCAGGAATACCCGGACCATTACGCGCTTTACCGCGACTACCAGCTCGCGCGCCACGCCGGCTGTGGCATGGACAAGGACGATCCGGAGGACTACCGGAGCTTCATCCTGCAGAGCCCGGTAGATGCCATGCTGGTGGAATTCCGCCAGGGCGATGTGCTGAAGATGGTGGCCCTGGTGGATGTGCTGCCGGATGCGCTGTCGGCCGTGTATACCTTCTACGCCGATGACGCGGGCGCGGCCTATGGCACCTATGCGGTGCTGTGGCAGATTGCGTTTGCGCAGCAGACAGGCAGGCGCCATGTGTATCTGGGCTACTGGATCGCCGAGAGCCGGAAGATGCAATACAAGACACGCTTTCGGCCCTGCGAGGTGCTGGAGCGAGATGTCTGGCTCACGCACCTGCTGTAG
- the ung gene encoding uracil-DNA glycosylase: protein MTPTADTALHTWHDAIGAERQQPYFQQLWQRVKQARAEGQTIYPPSADVFSAFTATEFDRVRVVILGQDPYHNEGQAHGLAFSVRPEVDIPPSLQNIYKELAEDLPGFAIPRHGYLQHWAEQGVLLLNAVLTVRAGQAHSHANWGWETFTDRVVRQLNDHRQGLVFLLWGSHAQKKGAFIDRKRHLVLQAPHPSPLSAYRGFFGCRHFSRANVWLQQQGLAPIDWQV from the coding sequence ATGACACCCACCGCTGACACGGCCTTGCACACCTGGCACGATGCCATCGGTGCCGAAAGGCAGCAGCCCTATTTCCAGCAACTGTGGCAGCGCGTGAAGCAGGCGCGGGCAGAAGGGCAGACCATCTACCCGCCATCGGCCGATGTGTTCAGCGCCTTCACCGCCACCGAGTTCGACCGGGTGCGTGTCGTCATTCTCGGCCAGGATCCGTACCACAACGAGGGCCAGGCACACGGGCTGGCGTTTTCCGTGCGGCCCGAGGTCGATATTCCCCCCTCGCTGCAGAATATCTACAAGGAGCTGGCCGAGGATCTTCCCGGTTTCGCGATTCCGCGCCACGGCTACCTGCAGCACTGGGCGGAGCAGGGCGTGCTGCTGCTCAATGCCGTACTCACGGTACGGGCCGGACAGGCGCACTCGCATGCCAACTGGGGCTGGGAAACCTTTACCGATCGCGTGGTGCGACAGCTCAACGATCACCGTCAAGGGCTGGTATTCTTGCTATGGGGCAGCCACGCACAGAAAAAAGGCGCGTTCATCGACAGAAAGCGCCACCTCGTGCTGCAAGCGCCGCATCCGTCGCCGCTATCGGCGTATCGCGGATTTTTCGGATGCCGGCATTTTTCCCGCGCCAATGTCTGGTTGCAGCAACAGGGTCTGGCGCCTATCGACTGGCAGGTATAA
- a CDS encoding GNAT family N-acetyltransferase, with the protein METKPPIRIRKGVEADIPALTGMAAKLLQEIQLATHDLDFEVEPLPVRRHLENLLERGSYRVLVADSGSEQIGFAGLFEGHALYAGGALGTITELFVKPEWREKGVGRELLAGIFALARNQGWRRVEVTTPPLPEFERIMHFYQCQGFAVTGGRKLRRLM; encoded by the coding sequence ATGGAGACAAAACCCCCCATCCGCATCCGCAAGGGCGTCGAAGCCGACATTCCGGCCCTGACCGGCATGGCAGCCAAGCTGCTGCAGGAAATCCAGCTCGCCACCCATGACCTGGATTTCGAGGTCGAGCCGCTTCCGGTGCGCCGGCATCTGGAAAACCTGCTCGAGCGCGGCAGCTACCGCGTGCTGGTAGCCGATTCGGGCAGCGAGCAGATCGGCTTTGCCGGTCTGTTCGAAGGCCATGCGCTGTATGCCGGCGGTGCGCTGGGGACGATTACCGAACTCTTCGTCAAGCCCGAATGGCGCGAAAAAGGCGTGGGCCGCGAGCTGCTGGCCGGCATTTTTGCACTCGCCCGCAACCAGGGTTGGCGCCGCGTGGAAGTCACCACGCCGCCGCTGCCGGAGTTCGAGCGCATCATGCACTTCTACCAGTGTCAGGGCTTTGCCGTCACTGGCGGACGCAAGCTGCGCAGGTTGATGTAA
- the aat gene encoding leucyl/phenylalanyl-tRNA--protein transferase, with protein MTYHPKTTLPWLEPHQPFPPVEQALQDDTPWPGLLAAGGVLDADTLEQAYRQGIFPWYSDNQPILWWSTDPRMVLRPDNFRLHRSLRKTIQRFAASPQCEIRIDTQFADVMRACAGPRAHQSGTWITDDVLDAYTALHRRGLAHSVETWVDGTLVGGLYCVALGRAVYGESMFTRVPDASKIALAALVALSRTHGVEMIDCQQETAHLASLGASAIAREVFVESIAQAQQKPAMQWQFSARLWGILLQKIQQ; from the coding sequence ATGACCTACCACCCCAAGACCACCCTGCCCTGGCTCGAGCCGCACCAGCCCTTTCCCCCCGTGGAGCAGGCGCTGCAGGACGATACGCCCTGGCCAGGTCTGCTGGCGGCCGGCGGCGTGCTGGATGCCGATACGCTGGAACAGGCCTATCGCCAGGGGATTTTTCCGTGGTATAGCGACAACCAGCCCATTCTGTGGTGGAGCACCGATCCGCGCATGGTGCTGCGGCCGGACAACTTCCGTCTGCACCGCTCGCTGCGCAAGACGATCCAGCGCTTTGCGGCATCGCCGCAGTGCGAAATCCGCATCGACACGCAGTTTGCGGACGTGATGCGTGCCTGCGCCGGCCCGCGGGCGCATCAGTCCGGCACCTGGATCACCGACGATGTGCTGGACGCCTACACCGCCTTGCACCGGCGCGGGCTGGCCCACAGCGTCGAGACCTGGGTCGACGGCACGCTGGTGGGTGGCCTGTACTGCGTGGCGCTGGGGCGGGCCGTGTACGGCGAAAGCATGTTCACCCGTGTGCCCGATGCCTCCAAGATTGCGCTGGCCGCACTGGTGGCCCTTTCACGCACGCATGGCGTGGAGATGATCGACTGCCAGCAGGAAACGGCCCATCTGGCCAGCTTGGGCGCCAGCGCCATTGCGCGCGAGGTCTTTGTGGAGTCCATTGCGCAGGCGCAGCAAAAGCCCGCCATGCAGTGGCAGTTCAGCGCCCGGCTATGGGGTATCCTGCTGCAGAAAATCCAGCAATAA
- a CDS encoding excalibur calcium-binding domain-containing protein: MVLRYVLARMLFLLSGTDAEAHGGGLDAQGCHHNRKTGDYHCHRGGGGARNPALGTGGSAGPGVQRFMAEPSPRRAAPAGSRVYYPNCAAARAAGAAAIRAGEPGYARRLDRDGDGVACE, encoded by the coding sequence ATGGTTTTGCGCTATGTACTGGCGAGAATGCTGTTCCTGCTTTCCGGCACGGATGCCGAAGCCCATGGTGGCGGCCTGGATGCCCAGGGTTGCCACCACAACCGCAAGACGGGGGACTACCACTGTCATCGCGGTGGTGGAGGCGCTCGCAACCCGGCCTTGGGCACGGGTGGCTCGGCGGGTCCCGGCGTTCAGCGCTTCATGGCCGAACCATCGCCCCGCCGCGCTGCGCCTGCCGGCAGTCGGGTGTATTACCCGAATTGCGCCGCTGCCAGGGCGGCAGGTGCGGCAGCCATTCGCGCTGGCGAACCCGGCTATGCGCGGAGGCTGGATCGGGATGGCGACGGGGTGGCATGCGAGTAG
- a CDS encoding peptidase U32 family protein codes for MLPHQLELLSPARDADIGIEAINHGADAVYIGGPAFGARVNAANSVQDIARLVQHAHRYHARIFVTQNTILRDDELEPVRKQIWELYDAGVDAVIIQDMGLLEVDLPPIQLHASTQADIRTPEKARFLQDAGFSQIVLARELDLEQIAAIRAATRPETILEYFVHGALCVAYSGQCYISHASTGRSANRGDCSQACRLPWQVTDSQNRIVAHDKHVLSMKDNDQSANLAALVDAGVRSFKIEGRYKDMGYVKNITAHYRKLLDELLEQRPELAPGSSGRTRFAFEPDPRQNFNRGSTDYFTHGRQQDIGAFDSPKNPGQPIGYVLQVGSNSVDLMTDDHATELHNGDGLCYFDLHNNLVGLQINRAESLGKPGQWRVFPKDPVAGFKDLRRDTVVNRNRDMEWVRSLERPSAERRIGLWLRLEDTADGVQLVLNDADGFSATAQLVCDKTPARDAAKGEQALRDNLGKLGTTIYEVEHLDIATAQPWFIPASQVNALRRQAVEALDAARLQGWQRPQRATPVEPPAPYPEDTLTYLANVFNHKARDFYAKHGVQVIAAAYEAHEEENEVPLMITKHCVRYSLSLCPKQAKGVKGVQGQVRAEPLTITHGDQSYTLKFDCKPCEMHVMGKLQPHIKRRGVVPAGELAEVPVRFFRG; via the coding sequence ATGCTCCCGCACCAGCTCGAACTGCTCAGCCCCGCCCGTGACGCCGATATCGGCATCGAGGCCATCAACCATGGCGCCGATGCCGTCTACATCGGCGGCCCGGCCTTTGGCGCGCGCGTGAACGCCGCCAACAGTGTGCAGGACATCGCCCGCCTGGTACAGCACGCCCACCGCTACCATGCGCGCATCTTCGTCACGCAGAACACCATCCTGCGCGACGACGAGCTGGAGCCGGTGCGCAAGCAGATCTGGGAACTGTACGACGCGGGCGTGGATGCGGTCATCATCCAGGACATGGGCCTGCTGGAAGTGGACCTGCCGCCGATCCAGTTGCATGCCAGCACGCAGGCAGATATCCGCACGCCGGAGAAGGCGCGCTTTCTGCAGGATGCGGGTTTCAGCCAGATCGTGCTGGCGCGCGAGCTGGATCTGGAGCAGATTGCCGCCATCCGCGCCGCGACACGGCCGGAGACGATCCTGGAATACTTCGTGCACGGCGCGCTGTGCGTGGCCTACAGTGGCCAGTGCTATATCAGCCATGCCAGCACCGGCCGCAGCGCCAACCGGGGCGACTGCAGCCAGGCCTGCCGCTTGCCCTGGCAGGTGACGGACAGCCAGAACCGCATCGTGGCGCATGACAAGCATGTGCTCTCGATGAAGGACAACGACCAGAGCGCGAATCTGGCCGCGCTGGTGGACGCGGGCGTGCGCAGCTTCAAGATCGAGGGGCGCTACAAGGACATGGGTTATGTGAAGAACATCACCGCCCACTACCGCAAGCTGCTAGACGAGCTGCTGGAGCAGCGTCCCGAACTGGCGCCCGGCAGCAGCGGCCGCACGCGCTTTGCCTTCGAGCCCGATCCGCGCCAGAACTTCAACCGCGGCAGCACCGACTATTTCACCCACGGCCGCCAGCAGGACATCGGCGCCTTCGACAGCCCGAAGAACCCCGGCCAGCCCATCGGCTACGTGCTGCAAGTAGGCAGCAACAGCGTGGACCTGATGACGGACGACCACGCCACCGAACTGCACAACGGCGATGGCCTGTGCTATTTCGACCTGCACAACAATCTGGTCGGCCTGCAGATCAACCGTGCCGAAAGCCTGGGCAAGCCGGGGCAATGGCGGGTGTTTCCCAAGGATCCGGTGGCGGGCTTCAAGGATCTGCGACGCGATACGGTGGTGAACCGCAACCGTGACATGGAATGGGTGCGCTCACTGGAGCGCCCGAGCGCCGAGCGCCGCATCGGCTTGTGGCTGCGGCTGGAAGACACAGCCGATGGCGTGCAACTGGTGCTGAACGATGCCGACGGTTTCAGCGCCACGGCGCAGCTGGTATGCGACAAGACCCCGGCGCGCGATGCTGCCAAAGGGGAACAGGCCTTGCGTGACAACCTGGGCAAGCTCGGCACGACCATTTATGAAGTCGAACATCTGGACATCGCCACCGCACAACCCTGGTTTATTCCCGCCTCTCAGGTCAACGCACTGCGCCGCCAGGCTGTGGAAGCGCTGGACGCTGCGCGCCTGCAGGGCTGGCAGCGTCCGCAGCGTGCAACGCCGGTCGAACCGCCGGCGCCGTATCCGGAAGACACCCTCACCTATCTGGCCAATGTGTTCAACCACAAGGCGCGCGACTTCTATGCGAAGCATGGCGTGCAGGTGATTGCCGCCGCCTACGAAGCGCACGAGGAAGAGAACGAAGTGCCTTTGATGATCACCAAGCACTGCGTGCGCTACTCGCTCAGCCTGTGCCCCAAGCAGGCCAAGGGCGTGAAAGGCGTGCAGGGCCAGGTGCGTGCCGAGCCGCTCACCATCACCCACGGCGACCAGAGCTACACCCTCAAGTTCGACTGCAAGCCCTGCGAGATGCACGTGATGGGCAAGCTGCAACCGCATATCAAGCGGCGTGGCGTGGTGCCGGCGGGAGAGCTCGCGGAAGTGCCGGTGCGGTTCTTCAGGGGGTGA
- a CDS encoding BolA family protein: MNDFTIPTAALLQSRLEQALQPTVLEVIDESGHHAGHAGANGLGYGTHFRVRVAAPAFSGKTRVACHRLVYDALQQEITAGLHALAIEIVRD, from the coding sequence ATGAATGACTTCACCATCCCCACCGCCGCGCTGCTCCAGTCCCGCCTGGAACAGGCCCTGCAGCCCACCGTGCTCGAAGTGATCGACGAAAGCGGCCACCATGCCGGACATGCCGGTGCCAATGGCCTGGGCTATGGCACCCACTTCCGCGTGCGTGTGGCTGCGCCGGCTTTTTCCGGCAAGACACGTGTGGCCTGCCACCGGCTTGTGTATGATGCACTGCAACAAGAAATTACCGCGGGGCTGCATGCGCTGGCCATCGAAATCGTGCGCGACTGA
- a CDS encoding septation protein A, whose amino-acid sequence MKQLLDFLPIVLFFAAYKLYGIYTATAVLMAATTAQMAILYFIDRKLGTMHKVTLALILVFGTLTLVLQDERFIKWKPTVLYGAMALALAVALWGMRKNVLQLMLGTQLNLPQPVWHRLTVAWIGYCLFMAAINAYVAVYFSTEQWVNFKLWGYVFPLIFLVGQGVYISRHWQGDNSLPR is encoded by the coding sequence ATGAAACAACTGCTCGACTTTCTCCCCATCGTCCTGTTCTTCGCAGCCTACAAGCTGTACGGCATCTACACCGCCACCGCGGTGCTGATGGCGGCGACCACGGCGCAGATGGCCATCCTCTACTTCATCGACCGCAAGCTCGGCACCATGCACAAGGTGACGCTGGCGCTGATCCTGGTTTTCGGCACGCTCACGCTGGTGCTGCAGGATGAACGCTTCATCAAGTGGAAACCCACCGTGCTGTACGGCGCCATGGCGCTGGCTCTGGCCGTGGCCCTGTGGGGCATGCGCAAGAATGTGCTGCAACTGATGCTGGGCACCCAGCTCAATCTGCCGCAACCCGTGTGGCACCGCCTGACCGTGGCCTGGATCGGCTACTGTCTGTTCATGGCCGCCATCAATGCCTATGTGGCCGTGTATTTCAGTACCGAGCAGTGGGTGAACTTCAAGCTGTGGGGCTATGTGTTTCCGCTGATCTTCCTGGTGGGGCAAGGGGTCTATATTTCGCGCCACTGGCAAGGGGACAACAGCCTGCCGCGCTGA
- the msrB gene encoding peptide-methionine (R)-S-oxide reductase MsrB, whose amino-acid sequence MEFPVQKTPIEWEAVLNAKNAEPVAMQVTRFAATEHPFTGIYTDHYAEGVYRCICCDQPLFASATKFDAGCGWPSYYQPISAEAVVTREDTSHGMVRTEVLCSNCGAHLGHVFPDGPQPTGERFCINSASLEFVPLGEPGQDVDPQYP is encoded by the coding sequence ATGGAATTTCCGGTCCAGAAAACCCCGATCGAATGGGAAGCCGTGCTCAACGCCAAGAACGCCGAGCCCGTCGCCATGCAGGTCACCCGTTTTGCGGCGACCGAACATCCGTTTACCGGCATCTACACCGACCACTATGCCGAAGGCGTATACCGCTGCATCTGCTGCGACCAGCCCCTGTTTGCCAGCGCCACCAAGTTCGATGCCGGCTGCGGCTGGCCGAGCTACTACCAGCCCATCAGCGCCGAAGCAGTGGTCACGCGTGAAGACACCAGCCATGGCATGGTGCGCACCGAAGTGCTGTGCAGCAACTGCGGCGCTCACCTCGGCCATGTGTTCCCCGACGGGCCGCAGCCCACGGGCGAGCGCTTCTGCATCAACTCGGCTTCGCTCGAATTCGTGCCCCTCGGTGAGCCCGGCCAGGACGTGGATCCGCAATACCCGTAA